From Abyssibius alkaniclasticus:
AGGGTATAAAATCGGTCGCAGTTTCGGCCGTATTCTCGCCTGTTTCCAACGCGTTCGAAAAGCAGGCCGGCGAAATTCTGGCCCGCGCGCTGCCCGATGCACATATTACGCTTTCGGCCGAAATTGGCCGCGTGGGATTGCTTGAACGTGAGAATGCCGCAATCATGAATGCCTGTTTGCGCGATCTGTCGCGCGACGTTATCGCCGCGTTTCGCGGCGCGCTGGCCGATGTCGGCTTTCGTGGCCGCTTCTATCTGACCCAGAATGACGGCACGCTTATGGATGCAGCTTTTGCCGAGAAATTTCCGGTGCTGACCTTTGCCTCCGGCCCCACCAATTCAATGCGCGGCGCGGCCTTCCTTTCGGGTGTGCAGGACGCCATTGTCGTTGATATCGGCGGCACAACTGCCGATGTGGGGTGCTTGCAAAAAGGGTTTCCACGGCAAGCGGCGGTGGCAATCGAGGTGGGCGGCGTGCGCACCAATTTCCGAATGCCCGATGTGTTCTCCATCGGCCTTGGTGGCGGCTCGCTTGTGCAAGGCTCGGGCGAGGGTGTAACCGTCGGCCCGCAATCGGTTGGCTATCGCATTGCGACCGAGGCATTGATTTTCGGGGGTAGCACGCTAACGGCTTCGGATATTGTGGTGGCCGATGGCGGGGCCGATCTGGGTGACAAATCCAGGGTTGCGCATCTGGATGCGGCCTTGATCCGCGCTGCGCGCGACCGCATCGCCTTCATGCTTGAAGATTGTGTCGAGCGGGCGCGGGTTTCTGCCGAACCGCTGCCGGTAATCGTCGTCGGTGGCGGCTCGATCATCGTCGAAGGCAAAATTGCCGGGCTTGACCTTATCATGCCGAACCATTTTGCCGTGGCCAATGCCGTGGGTGCCGCCATTGCCCAGGTTTCGGGCGAGGTTGACCGGGTTTATGCGCTTGCCGAAATTGGCCGCAGCGAAGCCCTTGCCGATGCCAAAGCGCGCGCGACCGCTGCCGCGGTTGCCGCAGGCGCGCGCGAAGGGACAATCGAAATCGTCGATGTGGAAGATGTGCCACTGGCCTATCTGCCGGGAAATGCGACGCGCGTGCGCGTTAAAGCCGTGGGAGAGCTTCATGTTGAATGACGCTCGCTTCCCGCTGCAAGAATCCGATCTTTTGCCAATGTCCATCGGGGCCGCGTTGCTGGGCACTGGCGGCGGCGGCAACCCCTATATCGGAATGCTGCGATGCCGTGAATTGCTGCGAAAGGGCGCGACGGTTGACATTCTGCCGCTCGACGCCCTGCCGGATGATGCCTGGATTGGCGAGGTCGGTGGTATTGGCGCACCCGTTGTGGGCGTGGAAAAGTTTGAGCAGGGTGAAGAATGTCTGCGTGCCATGCGCGCCGTTGAAGAGGCTTCGGGTAAGCGCATGTCGGCCTTGATCTGCGCAGAGATCGGCGGGGCAAATTCAATGGAACCGCTGCTCACCGCCATGCAGGCCGGCCTGCCCGTGCTTGATGGTGACGGGATGGGCCGCGCCTTTCCCGAAGTGCAGATGACCACCTTCTTCATCTATGGTGCCGATGCCGCCCCGGCCGCAATTGCCGATGACAAGGGCAATGTCGTTGTTTTCCGGCATGTCCAGGACATGTATTGGCTGGAGCGTTTCGCACGCGACACCTCTGTTGCAATGGGCGCGGCGGCCGGGCTTGCCATTGCGCCAATGCGCATGGATTTCGTGCGCCGCACCGCCGTGCCGCGCACCATGACACAGGCGCTGCAGATCGGCCGCACGGTGCTGGATGCCCGCGCAAAGCGCCAGGATGTTGTGGACCGTGTGATTGCAACCACCGGCGCCACGCTGTTTTTCACCGGCAAGATAACCGACATCCAACGCCGAACCGAGGGCGGTTTTGCCCGCGGTGAGGCATTTATCGAAGGTTCGGGTGACTGGGCCGGCTCTGATGGGCGCATCGCCATCCAGAACGAAAACCTTGTGCTTTGGGTCGACGGCAAACCCGTGATCATGGTGCCCGATCTGATCATCAATCTCGATCTGGAAACCGGCGAGCCGCTCACCACCGAAGTGTTGCGCTATGGCCAGCGTTTGGCGGTGATCGGGCTTCCCGTGCATGACATGATGAAAACCCCCGAGGCGATGAAGGTCGTGGGGCCGCAGGCTTTTGGTTATCCGGACCTGAAATTCACCCCCCTTACCCTTGGCCCCATGCGCGCCTGAAAGGACAGAAACATGACAGTTATTCGCAAGATTGAAGTGGACGATCTCGAAGACATCGCCATTGGCGGCGCGGTTCTGGGCACGGGGGGCGGGGGCGATCCATATGTTGGCAAGCTCATGGCCCAGCAGGCCATTCGCAAATATGGGCCGGTTACACTTATAGATGTTGAAGGATTGGATGACGACGCACTTGTCGTGCCGGTCTGCATGATGGGCGCGCCCACCGTCATGACCGAGAAACTGCCCCAGGGTGACGAACTGATCAATGCGTTCAATGCGCTTGAAAGGGTCATGGGCCGCAAAATTGATGCCATTCTATGC
This genomic window contains:
- a CDS encoding DUF917 domain-containing protein, producing MLNDARFPLQESDLLPMSIGAALLGTGGGGNPYIGMLRCRELLRKGATVDILPLDALPDDAWIGEVGGIGAPVVGVEKFEQGEECLRAMRAVEEASGKRMSALICAEIGGANSMEPLLTAMQAGLPVLDGDGMGRAFPEVQMTTFFIYGADAAPAAIADDKGNVVVFRHVQDMYWLERFARDTSVAMGAAAGLAIAPMRMDFVRRTAVPRTMTQALQIGRTVLDARAKRQDVVDRVIATTGATLFFTGKITDIQRRTEGGFARGEAFIEGSGDWAGSDGRIAIQNENLVLWVDGKPVIMVPDLIINLDLETGEPLTTEVLRYGQRLAVIGLPVHDMMKTPEAMKVVGPQAFGYPDLKFTPLTLGPMRA
- a CDS encoding hydantoinase/oxoprolinase family protein, coding for MIRIGIDVGGTNTDAVVMDGTKVLAGVKAPTSGDVMTGVVDALKKVLAEADISADKVDVVMIGTTHFTNAVVQRRDLAQTACVRLCLPATASLPPMVDWPTDLRDEIGHHWYLAHGGNEFDGRIISQLDEAELLGIADDIRAKGIKSVAVSAVFSPVSNAFEKQAGEILARALPDAHITLSAEIGRVGLLERENAAIMNACLRDLSRDVIAAFRGALADVGFRGRFYLTQNDGTLMDAAFAEKFPVLTFASGPTNSMRGAAFLSGVQDAIVVDIGGTTADVGCLQKGFPRQAAVAIEVGGVRTNFRMPDVFSIGLGGGSLVQGSGEGVTVGPQSVGYRIATEALIFGGSTLTASDIVVADGGADLGDKSRVAHLDAALIRAARDRIAFMLEDCVERARVSAEPLPVIVVGGGSIIVEGKIAGLDLIMPNHFAVANAVGAAIAQVSGEVDRVYALAEIGRSEALADAKARATAAAVAAGAREGTIEIVDVEDVPLAYLPGNATRVRVKAVGELHVE